In Candidatus Eisenbacteria bacterium, the following proteins share a genomic window:
- a CDS encoding ATP-binding protein codes for MEDLSLHILDIVENSIRANAKNVEIKLTEYKKENLLILEINDDGQGMDDQTRKQAMSPFFTTKERKKTGLGLSFLAQSAEESGGKLKIDSGVGKGTKVTATFGLNHIDRKPLGKLDETMKCLRVTHPEINLFFNYAKANNRGGR; via the coding sequence GTGGAAGACCTGTCGCTGCATATTCTGGACATAGTGGAGAATTCCATCAGGGCCAACGCAAAGAACGTGGAGATAAAGCTCACTGAGTACAAGAAGGAAAACCTTCTCATCCTGGAGATAAATGATGACGGACAAGGAATGGACGATCAGACGAGGAAGCAGGCAATGTCACCTTTCTTCACGACAAAGGAGAGGAAAAAGACAGGACTCGGCCTGTCATTCCTTGCTCAATCTGCCGAGGAGTCGGGCGGGAAACTGAAGATCGACAGCGGCGTAGGAAAGGGCACAAAAGTGACGGCAACGTTCGGGCTGAATCACATAGACAGAAAGCCGCTGGGAAAGCTCGATGAAACAATGAAATGTCTGAGAGTTACCCATCCGGAGATTAATCTCTTCTTCAACTATGCCAAAGCTAACAACAGAGGCGGGAGATGA
- a CDS encoding FAD-dependent oxidoreductase produces MIDLTINNQKVEVEEGTYLLAAIEKLGIKVPTLCNHKALTPYGACRLCVVEVQTPGRSPGLQASCACLAQDGMIVATDSERSRRVRKTVAELLLARCPDSEVIKKIAADLGVHEPRIKKRYDDCIYCGLCVRMCQERMGRSVISFSGRGPRKKLEPAFGRHNEFCWTCGACDFICPVGKKVTDLTTDRPLIPILNEYNMGLDGKPAVSILYPQAVPNKPSIDKNYCVHLSHDVCGICEVVCEAKAIDYDQKERKIELDVGAIILSPGYEVFDAKIKEELGYGRFPNVITALEFERILSPSGPFGGLVLTPLTMKPKRIAFIQCVGSRDHDRDYCSSVCCMYATKEAIIAKEHAGADLQCDIFFMDLRAFSKGFEQYYESAKKHGVNYIRCRIPSIEEVPKTRNLIVNYLDENDRKVSREYDLVVLSVGIQPPKDVKKLAEDFGIELNEFNFAKTAAFKPVESTRDGVYVAGPFTEPKDIPESVMQADGAVSKTLALLSDAKGSLIVEREFPPEIDVIGQEPRIGVFICHCGTNIAGVVAVPDVLEYAKSLPNVVYADDNLYTCSNDTQERIKEKIKEHSLNRLVVASCTPRTHELLFRNTIREAGLNPYLFEMANIRDQCSWVHMAEGEKATIKSKDLVRIAVAKARLLEPLPARTLPIKKSALVIGGGLSGMMSALEMADQGFDVHLVEKEKEIGGNLRNIHYLFDGEKPQNELKSIIERVRQNKRINLFTDARIVNIEGSIGKFKTKIATNGDEKEFEHGITIVATGAKEYTPKEYLYGEDNRVMTQSELEQRLALKGELSIDGKKPDTVVMIQCVGSRDRERPYCSRICCSLAVKNALKIKELSPETNVYFLYRDIRTYGFKEKYYTKARQKGVVFMRYGDDAGEKPTVSKNGGPLAVRVNEQTLKMPIEIPANLVVLSAGIVPSDDNKTIAQFLKVPLNQDGFFLEAHMKLRPVDFATDGVFVCGLAHSSKSIEESIIQAQASSARASTILSKDSIELEANVSSVIDENCDGCAYCIEPCPYQVITLIEYMWQGSIKKTVDVNESLCKGCGCCMATCPKRGVLVRGFTTDQIDAQVEAALQTI; encoded by the coding sequence ATGATAGACCTTACAATAAACAATCAGAAGGTTGAGGTAGAAGAGGGGACATATCTCCTCGCAGCAATAGAGAAGCTGGGGATCAAAGTCCCGACCCTGTGCAATCACAAGGCACTGACTCCGTACGGTGCGTGCAGGCTCTGTGTCGTGGAGGTCCAGACCCCCGGGAGATCTCCGGGCCTTCAGGCGTCATGCGCATGTCTTGCCCAGGACGGGATGATCGTAGCCACAGACTCGGAAAGATCGAGGAGAGTAAGGAAAACAGTTGCCGAGCTTCTTCTTGCCAGGTGTCCGGACTCCGAAGTTATTAAGAAAATCGCTGCCGACCTCGGCGTACATGAACCGAGAATCAAGAAGAGATACGATGACTGCATCTATTGCGGGCTTTGCGTGCGGATGTGCCAGGAAAGGATGGGACGAAGTGTCATTTCATTCTCTGGAAGAGGGCCGAGGAAGAAACTGGAACCGGCATTCGGAAGGCATAACGAGTTCTGTTGGACGTGCGGCGCATGTGATTTCATATGTCCGGTCGGGAAAAAGGTAACTGATCTCACGACCGACCGTCCTCTGATACCTATCCTGAACGAGTACAATATGGGCCTGGACGGGAAGCCAGCCGTAAGCATCCTTTATCCCCAGGCAGTGCCCAATAAACCGTCCATCGACAAGAATTACTGTGTGCATCTCAGCCACGACGTGTGCGGAATATGTGAGGTGGTTTGCGAAGCAAAAGCAATAGACTATGACCAGAAGGAACGGAAGATCGAGCTCGATGTCGGTGCCATCATCCTTTCTCCCGGATACGAGGTGTTTGATGCGAAGATCAAGGAAGAATTGGGTTATGGACGTTTTCCCAATGTCATAACCGCTCTTGAGTTCGAAAGGATCCTCTCCCCGTCAGGACCGTTCGGGGGCCTGGTTCTAACGCCTCTTACGATGAAGCCGAAACGCATCGCATTCATCCAATGTGTTGGTTCCAGAGACCATGACAGGGACTACTGTTCCTCCGTGTGCTGCATGTATGCCACAAAGGAGGCAATAATTGCGAAGGAGCACGCCGGGGCAGACTTGCAGTGTGACATATTCTTCATGGACCTCCGCGCATTCAGCAAGGGATTTGAGCAGTATTATGAATCGGCAAAAAAGCATGGCGTGAACTACATAAGATGCCGCATCCCTTCCATAGAAGAAGTCCCGAAAACCAGAAACCTCATAGTCAATTACCTCGACGAGAACGACAGGAAGGTCTCGCGCGAATACGATCTGGTCGTGCTCTCTGTCGGTATCCAGCCACCAAAAGATGTGAAGAAGCTCGCAGAGGATTTCGGAATTGAGCTGAACGAGTTCAATTTCGCCAAGACCGCTGCTTTCAAGCCGGTGGAGTCCACGCGGGATGGAGTATATGTGGCGGGCCCGTTCACAGAACCCAAAGACATACCCGAATCCGTGATGCAGGCCGACGGTGCCGTCTCAAAAACCCTCGCACTCCTGAGTGATGCAAAGGGGAGCCTGATCGTCGAAAGGGAATTCCCGCCGGAGATAGATGTGATAGGACAGGAACCCCGGATCGGTGTGTTCATATGCCACTGCGGCACGAACATTGCCGGCGTCGTAGCTGTGCCGGATGTTTTGGAATATGCAAAGTCACTTCCTAACGTCGTTTATGCAGACGATAACTTGTATACGTGTTCGAATGACACTCAGGAGAGGATAAAAGAGAAGATAAAAGAACATAGTCTAAACCGTCTGGTTGTTGCTTCGTGCACCCCGAGAACTCACGAGCTTCTCTTCAGAAACACGATAAGGGAGGCTGGACTCAATCCGTATCTCTTTGAAATGGCAAACATAAGAGACCAGTGCTCCTGGGTTCACATGGCTGAAGGCGAAAAGGCGACAATAAAGTCAAAAGACCTGGTGAGAATAGCTGTCGCAAAGGCGAGACTACTGGAGCCGCTCCCTGCCAGGACTCTACCCATAAAGAAGTCAGCCCTCGTCATAGGCGGCGGCCTCTCCGGAATGATGTCTGCGCTGGAGATGGCAGATCAGGGCTTCGACGTGCACCTGGTGGAGAAGGAGAAGGAGATCGGCGGGAATCTGCGTAATATTCATTACCTGTTCGACGGAGAAAAACCGCAGAATGAATTGAAATCAATCATCGAAAGGGTAAGACAGAACAAGAGAATCAACTTGTTCACTGATGCGAGAATAGTGAACATCGAAGGCTCGATTGGAAAGTTCAAGACAAAGATTGCGACAAACGGAGATGAGAAGGAGTTTGAACATGGCATAACTATCGTCGCAACCGGCGCAAAGGAGTACACGCCGAAGGAGTACCTCTACGGGGAAGACAACAGGGTAATGACGCAGTCCGAGCTCGAACAGCGTTTGGCGCTCAAGGGAGAACTCTCAATCGACGGCAAGAAGCCGGACACAGTGGTAATGATCCAATGCGTTGGCTCCAGGGACAGGGAAAGACCCTATTGCTCAAGAATATGCTGTTCACTGGCAGTGAAGAATGCTCTGAAAATAAAGGAACTGTCGCCCGAGACGAACGTGTACTTTCTGTACAGGGATATCCGCACATATGGATTCAAGGAGAAATACTACACCAAAGCACGGCAGAAGGGCGTAGTCTTCATGAGATATGGCGATGACGCCGGCGAGAAACCAACCGTCTCGAAGAACGGCGGCCCATTAGCGGTGAGGGTCAATGAGCAGACGTTGAAGATGCCAATTGAAATCCCTGCAAACCTGGTGGTTTTGTCGGCCGGAATAGTCCCAAGCGACGACAACAAGACTATCGCCCAGTTCCTGAAAGTCCCGTTGAATCAAGACGGGTTCTTTTTGGAAGCGCACATGAAGCTGCGTCCGGTTGACTTTGCAACCGATGGGGTGTTTGTTTGCGGGCTGGCACACTCGTCAAAGTCAATAGAGGAAAGCATAATCCAGGCGCAGGCGAGCTCCGCCAGAGCAAGCACCATACTGTCGAAAGACAGCATTGAGTTGGAGGCAAACGTATCGAGCGTGATCGATGAGAACTGTGACGGATGCGCGTACTGCATTGAACCGTGCCCGTACCAGGTGATCACTCTGATTGAGTACATGTGGCAGGGTTCGATCAAGAAGACAGTTGACGTGAATGAGAGCCTATGCAAGGGCTGTGGCTGCTGTATGGCAACTTGTCCGAAGAGAGGCGTATTGGTCAGAGGATTCACCACGGATCAGATCGACGCACAGGTCGAAGCAGCACTACAAACAATATAG
- a CDS encoding methyl viologen-reducing hydrogenase: MAVRVAEEWFAICGGCEVTILDIGEALLDLLPKLQFVHMPVLMDHKLYGQTGEKKKMEIPEADVGILAGSIRNEENRELAKEMRAKCKTLIALGSCACFGGIPALANQQKLEDLYEKVYRGSKTTEPSPTPQAGIPPLTDKVYGVDEVVKVDLYIPGCPTAPEIVADALTSLLEGKPFSLPERSVCDDCPTKREKKADISLKRPLESIIPLGQKLEESRCFMEIGFLCLGPVTKSGCGGHEKTPRCVKGLMPCRGCFGPIRKGANPMVEMMGAITSIGLDAKVILDRPATFQRYIGAQGRLRPLPAKP; the protein is encoded by the coding sequence ATGGCCGTAAGAGTGGCAGAAGAATGGTTTGCAATATGTGGCGGTTGTGAGGTCACGATTCTTGATATCGGTGAAGCCTTGCTTGACCTCCTCCCAAAACTCCAGTTTGTCCACATGCCTGTTCTGATGGACCACAAGCTCTACGGTCAGACGGGCGAAAAGAAGAAGATGGAAATCCCTGAGGCAGACGTAGGAATACTGGCCGGCTCGATAAGGAACGAAGAAAACAGGGAACTTGCAAAGGAAATGAGAGCAAAGTGCAAAACCCTCATTGCTCTGGGGAGCTGTGCCTGCTTTGGAGGAATCCCGGCGCTCGCAAACCAGCAGAAGCTCGAAGACCTCTACGAAAAGGTTTACAGAGGATCAAAGACAACCGAGCCTTCACCCACTCCCCAGGCCGGCATCCCCCCGCTTACGGACAAGGTGTACGGTGTGGATGAGGTTGTGAAGGTAGATCTGTACATTCCCGGGTGTCCAACCGCGCCGGAGATCGTTGCAGATGCTCTCACGTCACTGCTCGAGGGAAAGCCTTTCTCACTCCCCGAGAGGAGCGTATGCGACGACTGCCCTACCAAGAGGGAGAAGAAGGCGGACATCTCCCTGAAGAGGCCCCTTGAATCAATTATCCCGCTTGGGCAAAAACTTGAAGAGTCAAGGTGCTTCATGGAGATCGGTTTCCTCTGTCTCGGACCTGTGACAAAGTCCGGATGTGGAGGGCATGAAAAGACCCCGAGATGCGTAAAAGGACTAATGCCCTGCAGGGGATGCTTCGGACCGATCAGAAAAGGTGCAAATCCAATGGTCGAGATGATGGGCGCAATAACAAGTATCGGCCTTGACGCAAAGGTAATACTAGATAGACCAGCAACCTTCCAGAGATACATTGGTGCCCAGGGCAGATTAAGACCACTGCCGGCGAAGCCATAG
- a CDS encoding DRTGG domain-containing protein, giving the protein MKLKDIAKALDLKIKAGENLLDREVTGGYASDLLSDVLANAKKGNIWVTLQTHLNIVAVASATDLCGIIIVNNRIPEEETLKKAEEERIPILVSSSATFKVAARLYELGLR; this is encoded by the coding sequence ATGAAGCTAAAGGACATAGCCAAAGCCCTGGATTTGAAGATTAAGGCAGGGGAGAATCTTCTGGACAGGGAAGTAACGGGCGGGTATGCAAGCGATTTGCTGAGCGACGTTCTTGCAAACGCCAAAAAGGGAAACATATGGGTGACCCTCCAGACCCATCTTAATATTGTTGCCGTGGCCAGCGCAACGGACCTTTGCGGAATAATAATCGTCAACAACAGAATCCCTGAAGAAGAAACGCTGAAGAAGGCAGAAGAGGAACGGATACCGATTCTGGTCAGCTCTTCAGCCACGTTCAAGGTGGCAGCCAGGCTGTATGAATTGGGGCTGAGGTAG
- a CDS encoding PHP domain-containing protein yields MREFRADLHIHSCLSPCAELEMSPRSIVQEARRKGLDIIGICDHNSAENVPAVRRSAEKEGIKVIGGIEVTSREEVHILALFEREEWLFSLQEIIYENLRGTNNEKLYGEQVVVNEEDEVVGFNKKLLIGATEIPVEKVVDLTHKLNGLAIASHVDREGFSIVGQLGFIPDGLALDALEITDPSGKDRIPGNHGLPFITSSDAHTLDEIGGRYTCFFMKNANTAEMKKCFLGEGGREVRI; encoded by the coding sequence GTGAGGGAATTCCGGGCGGATTTGCACATACATTCGTGTCTTTCGCCGTGTGCCGAGCTTGAGATGTCGCCGCGGAGCATAGTTCAGGAGGCGAGAAGGAAGGGGCTTGATATCATTGGGATATGTGATCACAACTCAGCCGAAAACGTCCCTGCAGTGAGAAGATCCGCAGAGAAGGAAGGAATAAAGGTCATAGGGGGAATTGAGGTTACATCAAGGGAGGAAGTGCACATTCTCGCTTTGTTCGAGAGAGAAGAATGGCTCTTCTCTTTGCAGGAAATAATTTACGAGAACCTGCGCGGGACAAACAACGAAAAGCTCTACGGAGAACAGGTGGTCGTCAACGAGGAAGATGAGGTTGTCGGGTTTAATAAGAAGCTTCTGATCGGAGCAACAGAGATTCCGGTCGAAAAGGTGGTTGACCTTACGCACAAGTTGAACGGACTGGCAATAGCCTCTCATGTTGACAGAGAGGGCTTCAGCATAGTAGGCCAACTCGGTTTCATACCGGATGGTTTGGCCCTGGATGCCCTGGAGATAACCGATCCATCAGGAAAAGACAGGATTCCTGGAAACCATGGTCTTCCATTCATTACGTCTTCGGACGCACACACGCTTGACGAGATCGGCGGCAGATACACCTGCTTTTTTATGAAAAATGCAAATACTGCAGAAATGAAGAAATGTTTCTTGGGGGAAGGCGGGAGAGAAGTCAGGATATAG
- a CDS encoding hydrogenase iron-sulfur subunit produces the protein MTDEQFEPLIISFCCNWCSYAGADLAGVSRIQYPPNVRIIRVMCSGMVHPNFVINALTKGADGVIMCGCHPGDCHYQDGNLKAEKRAAGISLMLEDLGIEPERYKLEWVSAAEGGRFAQVMTDFTEQIRKLGPSPYRS, from the coding sequence ATGACTGATGAACAGTTTGAGCCGTTGATAATTTCTTTTTGCTGCAATTGGTGCTCCTATGCGGGTGCTGACCTCGCCGGAGTGTCAAGAATACAGTATCCTCCGAATGTCAGAATAATCCGCGTGATGTGTTCCGGCATGGTGCATCCGAATTTCGTTATCAACGCGTTGACAAAGGGCGCAGACGGCGTCATCATGTGCGGATGTCATCCGGGTGATTGTCACTACCAGGACGGGAACCTGAAAGCAGAAAAGAGGGCGGCTGGAATCTCTCTCATGCTGGAGGACCTGGGAATAGAACCGGAGAGATACAAGCTCGAGTGGGTATCTGCAGCCGAAGGCGGAAGATTCGCCCAGGTCATGACCGATTTCACCGAACAGATCAGGAAACTGGGCCCAAGCCCGTACAGGAGTTAA